In one Bombus fervidus isolate BK054 chromosome 16, iyBomFerv1, whole genome shotgun sequence genomic region, the following are encoded:
- the LOC139995540 gene encoding uncharacterized protein isoform X1, with amino-acid sequence MASAEINMASSDIITEVEIQPDIQEVEIETIPVEIPCETVETTIEGEDGQPMIALQTLPEPGREEIILQTQEEIVGSDPLSVYDQIPVPESDIYVESSPGPSKKGPKKTKKSGSSKFRSSDHTIFGEMGSETKARKWEQKQVQIKTLEGEFSVTMWASGTDDGSVLLAPHLVDVPDEGSNPEPDPDYTEYMTGKSNAKFNHSGSSISDGMPGLDLSDPKQLAEFARPGHKLKVRKPPVLDGVERTIACPHKGCTKMFRDNSAMRKHLHTHGPRVHVCAECGKAFVESSKLKRHQLVHTGEKPFQCTFEGCGKRFSLDFNLRTHVRIHTGDRPYVCPFDGCSKKFAQSTNLKSHILTHAKAKSRNAIGRGVQQIQLQQPQFVQVEVADVDNQQFIVYAD; translated from the exons ATGGCGTCAGCAGAGATTAATATGGCGTCCTCGGACATAATAACTGAAGTGGAGATTCAACCAGATATCCAAGAGGTTGAAATAGAAACGATACCGGTGGAAATACCGTGTGAGACTGTGGAAACTACGATCGAGGGTGAAGATGGTCAGCCGATGATAGCCCTTCAAACACTTCCAGAGCCAGGACGCGAAGAAATCATACTACAGACGCAAGAGGAAATCGTTGGTAGTGATCCACTAAGCGTATATGATCAGATTCCGGTCCCGGAGAGCGATATTTATGTTGAATCAAGCCCTGGCCCATCGAAGAAAGGTCCTAAGAAGACCAAGAAAAGCGGTTCGTCGAAATTCAGATCGTCCGATCATACGATTTTTGGGGAAATGGGTTCGGAGACGAAGGCTAGAAAGTGGGAGCAGAAGCAAGTGCAAATCAAGACGCTTGAAGGTGAATTCTCAGTGACGATGTGGGCATCGGGTACCGACGACG GGAGTGTCCTATTAGCTCCTCACCTGGTGGATGTTCCAGATGAAGGCTCTAATCCAGAGCCTGATCCAGACTACACAGAATACATGACTGGTAAATCCAATGCCAAATTCAATCACTCTGGAAGCTCCATTTCCGATGGAATGCCAGGTCTTGACCTTTCGGATCCAAAGCAATTGGCAGAATTTGCTAGGCCTGGTCATAAATTGAAAGTACGCAAACCACCTGTTCTAGATGGTGTAGAGCGCACTATAGCCTGTCCACATAAAGGATGCACAAAAATGTTCAGAGATAATAGTGCAATGCGTAAACATTTACATACCCATGGACCAAGAGTGCATGTATGCGCAGAATGTGGGAAAGCTTTTGTTGAAAGTTCCAAATTGAAAAGGCACCAGTTGGTTCATACAGGAGAAAAACCTTTCCAATGTACATTTGAAGGATGTGGTAAAAGGTTTAGCCTGGATTTCAATCTTCGCACTCATGTTAGAATTCATACAGGAGACAGACCTTATGTTTGCCCATTTGATGGATGTAGCAAAAAATTTGCACAATCAACGAATTTAAAGTCACATATATTAACACATGCAAAGGCTAA GTCACGTAATGCTATTGGCAGAGGAGTACAACAAATTCAACTTCAACAACCTCAATTTGTACAAGTTGAAGTTGCAGATGTGGATAATCAACAATTCATTGTTTATGCTGATTAG
- the LOC139995540 gene encoding uncharacterized protein isoform X2 has product MASAEINMASSDIITEVEIQPDIQEVEIETIPVEIPCETVETTIEGEDGQPMIALQTLPEPGREEIILQTQEEIVGSDPLSVYDQIPVPESDIYVESSPGPSKKGPKKTKKSGSSKFRSSDHTIFGEMGSETKARKWEQKQVQIKTLEGEFSVTMWASGTDDDEGSNPEPDPDYTEYMTGKSNAKFNHSGSSISDGMPGLDLSDPKQLAEFARPGHKLKVRKPPVLDGVERTIACPHKGCTKMFRDNSAMRKHLHTHGPRVHVCAECGKAFVESSKLKRHQLVHTGEKPFQCTFEGCGKRFSLDFNLRTHVRIHTGDRPYVCPFDGCSKKFAQSTNLKSHILTHAKAKSRNAIGRGVQQIQLQQPQFVQVEVADVDNQQFIVYAD; this is encoded by the exons ATGGCGTCAGCAGAGATTAATATGGCGTCCTCGGACATAATAACTGAAGTGGAGATTCAACCAGATATCCAAGAGGTTGAAATAGAAACGATACCGGTGGAAATACCGTGTGAGACTGTGGAAACTACGATCGAGGGTGAAGATGGTCAGCCGATGATAGCCCTTCAAACACTTCCAGAGCCAGGACGCGAAGAAATCATACTACAGACGCAAGAGGAAATCGTTGGTAGTGATCCACTAAGCGTATATGATCAGATTCCGGTCCCGGAGAGCGATATTTATGTTGAATCAAGCCCTGGCCCATCGAAGAAAGGTCCTAAGAAGACCAAGAAAAGCGGTTCGTCGAAATTCAGATCGTCCGATCATACGATTTTTGGGGAAATGGGTTCGGAGACGAAGGCTAGAAAGTGGGAGCAGAAGCAAGTGCAAATCAAGACGCTTGAAGGTGAATTCTCAGTGACGATGTGGGCATCGGGTACCGACGACG ATGAAGGCTCTAATCCAGAGCCTGATCCAGACTACACAGAATACATGACTGGTAAATCCAATGCCAAATTCAATCACTCTGGAAGCTCCATTTCCGATGGAATGCCAGGTCTTGACCTTTCGGATCCAAAGCAATTGGCAGAATTTGCTAGGCCTGGTCATAAATTGAAAGTACGCAAACCACCTGTTCTAGATGGTGTAGAGCGCACTATAGCCTGTCCACATAAAGGATGCACAAAAATGTTCAGAGATAATAGTGCAATGCGTAAACATTTACATACCCATGGACCAAGAGTGCATGTATGCGCAGAATGTGGGAAAGCTTTTGTTGAAAGTTCCAAATTGAAAAGGCACCAGTTGGTTCATACAGGAGAAAAACCTTTCCAATGTACATTTGAAGGATGTGGTAAAAGGTTTAGCCTGGATTTCAATCTTCGCACTCATGTTAGAATTCATACAGGAGACAGACCTTATGTTTGCCCATTTGATGGATGTAGCAAAAAATTTGCACAATCAACGAATTTAAAGTCACATATATTAACACATGCAAAGGCTAA GTCACGTAATGCTATTGGCAGAGGAGTACAACAAATTCAACTTCAACAACCTCAATTTGTACAAGTTGAAGTTGCAGATGTGGATAATCAACAATTCATTGTTTATGCTGATTAG